The window CGTGGGGACCGGGGCTCCCGTGGCCTGCCGGATCCGCTCGTGGATCTCCCGCTCCAGCATCCGCGGAAGCTCAAGGGCCTGGAAGGGGCACGCTCCGATGCAGATCCCGCACTCCACGCACCGGGAGTCCACCACCACCGCCAGCAGCTTCCGGTTGGCCGCGGCCCGGGTCTTCCCGGGATAGGGGCTGGGCACCATGTAGATGGCGTTGTACGGGCAGTCGTAGTAACAGAGCTCGCAGCCCGTGCAGTTGTCCTCCACCACCACGGCCACCCCGGGAGATCTGGGAACCCGGTCAGGATCGTCGGGCAGGGAGTACGGGATCCACAGGCCGTACACCACCAGGGCCATGACCAGCAGCAAGGCCCAGCCGGGGGCCATCCAGCGGGCCAGCACGTAGGGCCAGAGGTAAAACCAGTCCACCGCGAACCCCTCCGGCTGCGCGCCCGGGGCCGCGGGCCGGCCGCTCGTGGCGGGAAGAACCGCCGCGAGGAAGAACAGCAGCCCCACGCTGAAGAGGACCCACAGGGCCGGCGGCCACACCTTGGGGTGCCGGATGCGGACGTAGTGCCACCAGAGGAGGACGTAGAGGGTGACGGCCGGACCCACGTGCAGGAACAGGAACCGGGGAAGGGTGGCATCGCTCACCCCGGGACCGCCCACGAACAGCCGAACCAGGTGCTCCCCCACCAGGGGCACGTCCCGGAGGGCCTGGACGGTCAGGCTCGCCAGGAGCTGGCTGCGCTCGTCCCACACCAGCAGATACCCCGTGAACCCCGCAAGCCCGCTCACGACCAGGAGGAACATCCCCGAGATCCACGCGGAGTCCCTCGCCTTCCGGTAGCGCTCCGTGAACCAGTTCCGGAACAGGTGCAGCAAGATGGCCACCATGAAGGCGTCCGCCGCATACCGGTGGATCCCCCGGAAGATCACCCCGTAGGGCACCCGATCCGTGAGGAACTGCACGGAGGCATAGGCACCCTCCAGGCTTGGCTCGTAGTACAGGAAGATGAGGATGCCGGAGATCACGAGGACGGTGAGGAAGAGGTTTGCGAGACCCCCCGTGTAGTAGAGGGGGTTGAAGTCCTGCGGGTAGACCCGCTGGATCCACCGGTCCAGCCGCAGGGTCCAGTCCTGCAGCCTCAGGATCGCCTTCCGGTACACCCTCTCATTCCTCCCGCGCGGTAATTCCCGCCCTCCGAAACAGCAGCACCAGGAAGGAGTACAGCATGAGCAGGACCCCCATGGCCCCCGCGCTCACGAGCCGACGATCCGTGAGCTCCCCGTACACCACCCCCCCCACACAGGCGAGGGAGGCGAGGCTCAGGAGGACGATGCCCCGGGCGGATCCCCGCTCCCCCCGGGCCAGGATGCGCTCGTACACCCCGATCCGACGCCGGATCCGGCCGGCCCGCCGGTCCGCCGCGTACATCACGAGTCCTGCCCCGAGGAAGGCGGCCACGAGCAGCGCACTCCATCCCACGGCCCGGGCCCAGGTTCCGGGATTTCCCGTCTGCACCGCCGCCCTCCAGGCCGACCATGCCTCCGGCAGGGCCAGGACCGCGGCGGCGAAGGCGAGAAAGAAGGCGAGCCTCTGCACCGCTACGCTCCCGAACTCGGGGCAGGCCGCGCCGCGGGGACCGCCCTCGGGGCGGGCCTGGGGGCCGCGGCCTCCGCAGCCCGCACCTTCCGGCGGTACCGGATCTCCAGCAAAAACCCCAGGGTGAGGGTGAGGGCGGTGAGGACGAGCACGATGTGGGGATCCCGGCCGATCACCGCGATGTTGAACAGGATGAGGGCGGTGAAGACCAGGAAGTAGGTAAGGGCCATGATGCCTACCACGGTGAAGAAGGGGCGCTCGCTGGGCCGCCGTCCCTTGCTGCGGTCCAGGAAGGGCACCAGCATCCCGTAGGCGATGAGGAGCCCCGGTCCCAGCCCCGCCCACAGCGGTGGGGTGTACTTCACGTACTGGTACAGGGCCAGGAAGTACCAGTCGGAAAGGATCGGCAGCGGCGTCCGGTTCGGGTCCGCCCGCCGGCCCATCTCCGCGGGGAAGATCCAGCTGGCGGCCACCAGCATCAGCAGCAGGATCACCAGGGCGGTGGGGGAGAGGTTGAAGCGCTTCCGGCGGGTGAAGATGAAGTACAGCTCCACCAGGATCAAGAGCAGCACGGAGATCCCGAAGTGGATGGCGTAAAAGCGGGTGAGGGTTCCCTGGCCCTCCGCGGGGCCGCCGAGGAACGCGAAGGCGATGGCGCTGCCGAACCGGGTCTGGCCGATGAGGGGGAGCTGGTCCAGGTAGACGGCCACGGTGAGCACCACCTTGGCGGCCCAGAAGGCCCGCTGGTTCCAGATCAGGAGATACCCCGTGAGGCCGGAGATCATGGCCAGCACCAGGGACCCGAACAGGATCATCCAGCTGAGCTCGTTGGGTCGCTTGTACTCCCCCAGGAAGTACATGCGGTAGATCCGGAGGGTGATGGCGATGATGAGCATGTCCGCCCCGTACTTGTGCATCCCCCGGATGAGCCAACCGAAGGGGATCTCGTGCTGGATGCGGAGGATGGAGTTGTAGGCCCCGTGGGTGGTGGGCTCGTACCAGATCATGAGGAGGATGCCGCTCACGATGACCACGATCCAGGAGAAGTACACGATCTGGCCGAGAAGATAGAGGGGGTTCCCGTAGCGCTCCACGTTCGTCTCGTCAAAGAGATCCAGCTTCTGCTTGCGCTCACTGAACCACTCCCGCAGGCGCTCCCACATGGTCAGGCGATCCCTCCCGGCTCCACCGCGGTCACCACGATCACCCCGTTCCGGACCTCGTAGACGAAGTAGCGGGGAGGACGCGGCGCCGGGCCGGAGAGCACCCGGCCCGGGACCTCCCGGTCCGCGGGGTCGTAGATGGAGAGGTGGCAGGGGCAACCCAGGAGCCCGTGCCGGCGCTCCGGTGGGGGCACGTAGCCCCCGTACCCCGCCGTGATCTCCCGCCAGTCCGGCACGTAGTTGAAGATGCATCCCAGGTGCGGGCAGATCCGGGAGAAGACCACGATGTCCGTGGGTTCCTTGCCCTCCTTGTAGCCCGGGAAGCGCACCTTCCACGGGAGCCGGATGGCCACCCCGGGAACGGTGGCCGCCTTGGCCTGCTCGGGCGTGTACTGCGGGTACTTCTGGGTGAACACGAAGAACTTGCTGGACCAGGGCTCCGCGAGCTCCTCCAGCCGCGCGATGGGAAGAGGCTCCCCCTTCGGGAGGTCTCCCTCCGCCAGATCCGGCGGAACCTTGCCCTGCGGCACGCCGAGACCGGGCTCCAGGTTCGGCTTGAGGTAGCGCAAAAGAGGCGCCGCGAAGGCCGCGAGGGCCCCCACGGCGGGGATGGAGGCCACCAGTTGCAGGAAGGTCCGTCGGTTCACACCCTTTGCCTTCTGCTCCTCCGCCATGCTCCCCCACTCCTCACCGGAGATCCGCGGGCGGCTCGTACACGAAGGTCCACAGGTAATCTACCACGGCCCAGATCTCGTTGGGGCTGAGTTCATCCCGGAACGCAGGCATGAGCTTCAACCCCCGCCGCTCCACGCCCTCCGCGATGCGCTGGTAGAGCTCCGTGGGCTTCCGGTAGGCCATCCACTCCCGGTCCGTGAAGATCCCGGGGCCCACCCCCCGGGCCCAGGTCCACACCAGTTCCCGGAACTCCTCCGCCCGGGGTCCTCTCCCATCTCCGGCCGGTCCGTGACATTCCGCGCACCTCTGCTGGTAGATCCTCCGGCCCAGCTGCAGCCGCTCCCGGGTGGTGGTCCGGCTCCACTCCCAGAACACCACGTCCCAGATCTCCTGGTCCGTGAGCCGCGGGGTTCCGCCATCCGCGGCCCCGTACGCGGGGTGCTGGAACCCGGGCATGGCGGTGTGCGGGCGACCCCGGGCCACGGTCTCGAACATGGAAAAGGGGGTATTGAGCCGCATCTGGTCGAGGTTGTGGAAGTTGGCGGGCCGGGAGGGAAGGGGCTCTCCCCTCGGGCGGATCCGGAAAAAGCTCAGGAAGTCCGTGTAGAGGTTCTTCTCGGGTGCGGTGAGGGTCTTCGCCATGGGCCCGTCTCCCCGGCCCTCGGGTCCATGGCAGACCGCGCACCGGGCGTCGTAGGTCTTCTTCCCCGCATCCGCGCTGGGCTTGCGGGGCATGAAGCCCATGCGGACCACGTAGCGGGGAAGGGGCTCATAGGCAGGTCCCCGGGGCCCGGCCATCCGGATGTACGGTTGGCAGCCCCCGAGCAGCACCGCGGCGAGGCCGAGGAAAAAGACACGCACCGCGACGGGTCGGCTCATGCGATTTTCCCGATCTTGCCCGCGCTCTCCTTCCGGGAAGACACGAAAAGGCAGGACCGGCGCGGCCCCGCCCTCAAGGCCACCGGCATTGTCCAACCTTTCCCGGGATCCGTCAAGGCGCGTCCTCCCCTCCCTCGTACTTCGTGGGGCACTTGGTGAGCAGGACCCTCGCCCGGAACACCCCCTCCGGACCCCACGTCCCCTCCACCACCACGGGCGCCCCGTCCCGGAAGAGGTCCGTCACCACCCCCCGGTAGGTCACGGGCAGCCGGGCGTCTCCCTCCGCGAGCACGAAAAAGACCCGAGAACCTTCCCGACGGATGCTTCCGGGGACCACGTTCCCCGCCACCCGAACCGGGACGCCGTACGCAGCCTCCCCCCGGGCCTGAAGTTCCGAGACGGTGACGTAATAGACGGCCGCGGACCGCACCCCACCGTAGACGAGCACACCGAGACCCGCGAGGATGAGCCCCACGAGCAGGAATCTCCGCCTCTTCACTGGCGATCCTCCACGAACCCGTGCGGTTCTGTCCGCTTCCCCTCCCGCACCTGGGCCTCCAGCCTCGTGATCTCCTGATGAAGTTGGCTCGTCCGATGGTGCAGCCACATGAGGTACGCCACCAGGGCCACCCACACGAGCCAGTACGCCCAGAACAGGTAGACCATGCTACCCGCTTACCTCGATGCGCAGGCGTCGCACGGCCCCGTCCAGGAGCCCCACCCGCAGACGCAGGCGCACCAGAGCCGCGTACAGGAGGATGAAGGCGAAGAGCGTCATCACCAGGGCGTGCACCATGGCGGGCTCCAGTCCCGTGGGCCTGCCCGCGGGATCCTGCCCGAAGACCACGGGGTGCACGCCGCGCAGCAGGCGGACGCTCAGGAACACGAGCGGCAGGTTCAGAAAGGCCAGGATGCCCACCACCGCCGCAAAGCGGCGGGCTCGGTCTCCCTCCGAGACCGCGCGGAGAACGAGATATCCCAGGTACACCAGCTGCGTCAGGAGGGTGCTGGTGAGCTGCGGTTCCCACGTCCACCACACCCCCCAGGTGGGCTTGGCCCACACGGCTCCCGTGAGGAGCACGAGCCCGTTGAACAGCACCCCGATCTCCGCGGAGGCTCCTCCGAGTTCGTCCCAGTAGGCTTCCCGGGCGCGGAGGTACTGGATCCCCGCGCCAAAGGTCACGAGGAAGGCCAGCAGAGCCGCTCCCCACAGGCCCAGGTGCACGTAGAAGATCCGCTGCAGGTGGCCCATGATCCGCTCGGTGGGGGCGTAGAAGAAGCTTCCGTACCACGCCAGGGACAGCGCCACCACCAGCGCCCCGGCCTCCAGACGCTTCAAGATCCGTCCTCCACCACGGCTTCGAAGAGCAGCAGACTCGCGGCCCCCAGGATGATAGCAAAGGCAGCTACCAGCCGCAATTCAGGCCACGCCTCGCCCAGCGGCAGTCCCCGCAGGACCTTCGCCGTGGCTCCCACGCTGCCGATGAGGAGGGGGAGGGCCAGGGGCACGAGGAGGAGCGGGAGCATCAGCTGCCGCAGGCGGGTGTTCGCGGCCACCACGCTGAGCAGGGTTCCCGGGAGCCCCAGGCCTGCGCTGCCCAGCAACAGGACCGCGCCCAGGGAGGCCACCCGGCGGGGATCCAAGTCTACGTTCAGCAGCACGGCGAACACGCCGAGGCTCAGAGCCTCCACGAGCAGCATCCACAGGAAGGTGCTGGTGGCCTTCGCGCCCAGGATGGCGGCCCGATCCACGGGGCTCGCGAGTACGGCCCACCCCGCCCGCTGCTCCTGCTCCAGTTCATACGCGCGCCCAAGCCCCAGGAGGGCGGTGAAGGTGACGGTGGTCCAGAGGATCCCCGGCCCTGCGGAGGCCACCACCGCGGGGTCCAGCCCCACAGCCACGCTGAAGAGCACCAGGGCCACGAGGGCCATGGTCCCCATGGAAAGGAGGATCTCCCGGGCCCGCAACTCGATCCGGAGGTCCTTGCTGACCAGCGCCCGGTAGGCTGTCCAGAATCCGGGAACCCGGCCGCCTCCCGGCAAGGCCGCGGTGGCCGGAGGGCGGGAGGATCCCGCCTCCGGCACCAGCCGCCCGTCCCGCAGGCCCAGGATCCGGTGGCAGAGTCCCGCCACCTCCTGGGGTCGGTGGGTGGTGAGGACCAAAGCCCCCCCGGAGGCAAGGTAGCGGAGCAAGGTGGTGCGCAGCCAGTCCGATCCCTCCGCGTCCAGGCCCGTAAAGGGCTCGTCCAGGAGGAGGAGGGCGGGCTGGGGCAGGAGGGCCCGGACGAGGCTTACGCGCTGCTGCCACCCCCGGGAGAGGTTCCGCACGAGCTCCCCCCGCCGCGCTCCCAGCCCGCCCTCCTGGATCAACCCCTCCACCCGTTCGGGGGCTACCCCGTAGAGCACGGCGAACAGGCGCAGGTTCTCCTCCACGGTGAGGCCGCCGTACAGGAAGGTCTCGTGCCCGGTCATCCCCAACCGGATCCGGACGGCCTGGGGTTCGTGCCACGGATCCAGACCGAACAGCCGCAAGCTCCCCCTATCCGGCCGCAAGAGGGTGGCGAGGACGCGCAGGAGGGTGGTCTTTCCCGAGCCGTTGGGCCCCACGATGGCCACCGCCTCCCCGGGATACACCTCCAGGTCCACCTCCCGCAGCACCCGGTGCTCTCCCAGGGCTTTTCGGATCCCTCTCGCGGAGAGTACGGGGGACACGGACCTCAGGTCGAAGACGCCAGCAGACGGGCCTCGAGGGCTTGCCGGAGGACTTGCCCGTCGAAAAGGAAGAAGGGGTAGCCGCGGTAGGTGGCCGCCGCGTACGCAGCCTCCTGCTGCTCCAGCCGGGTCAGTGCCTCCCGGACCCGGCGGATCTCTTCCGCGAGGGGGGCGCTCAGCTCCTGGTTGATGGCCCGGATCCGATGGGTGAGCGCTCGGCGCTCCCGGCGGGTCAGGGACTCCTCCTGGAGTCGTCGGATGAGCGCCCACTTCTCTTCCACCAGGCTGCGGAGGCGGGGATCCTGGGGTTCTAGGATTCGGTCGGGGTTGTGGAGGAGCTCGTGCAGCCGCTGTTGGAGGCGTGCCCGCTGGATCCCCGGGTCATCCGGGGAGGGCAGCGGGAGGTGGAAGGTGGCGGTGACCACGGCGAAGGGGGGAGGGTCCAGGGCGAACAGGTTACGGATCAGCCGGTCCGTGGCACGGTCGTAGAGGGCGCCCCCGACCCCGTGCACGAAGAGATCCGCCACGCACACCCGCACGAACAGGGTGAGGGCCATGCCCCTCGGCCGCAACCCCAACCCCGCGAGGACCTCGGGGGGCGTGCGGGGACCCACCCGGGCAAGTTCTCCCTCCTCCGTGGAGAGGACCACCTCCTCCCCGGCCCGCTGGGCGAACACCGGCCGCCGCCTCCCCTCCCGCACGGCCCACAGGGGGAGCTCGTAACGGTCCGACCACCGCCGCAAGTTGGGGAACGGCTGGGCCGCAGATCGGATCCCCTCGGACTTGCGGTGGGCCTCCAGGGCCTCGTTGTACGCAGCCCAGAAGGACTCGCAGGTACTCGCCATCCAACGGGCGAACCGCAGGAACCCCCGGGTCCGGCACAGCCAGGAGATCGGGAGCTCGGGGTACGCGGCGGCCGGTTCGAAGGCACGTCGCAGGCGCGCCACGAACTCTCCCAGGCTCTCGCACGCCTCCCGCTCCCGCTCCCCGAGCACCCTCAACCGCTCCAGGCCCGAGAGGAGGGCGGGATCGCCCAGGGTCGCGAGATCCTGACGAACCGCCTCCACCCACTCCCGCCACCGTGTCCGTGCGGGCGGCGGGGCTGCCTCAAAGGGGACGTCGGGGGGGCACCGCACCAGGGCCCGGTGCACGGTCCGCAGCTCCCCGTCCCACCGCGGCACCGCCACATCCAGCACTTCCACCGCATCGCTGTCCACGATGAGGTTCAGGGGCCGGACTCCCGGACACAGGCCCAGCACCAGGGTCTTCGCCCAGATCCCGGGGTGATGGAAAACGGGCTGGTGGCCGGTGACCACGAGGGGCCCTGAGCCCTCCCCGGTTTGGAGGCCCCACCGGAGGCCGAAGCGGGCTGCGGCCGCGAGGACCTCCTCCCGAACCTCCCGGCGGAATGCCCCCAGGGCCTCGCCGTCCAGGCGGGCAGGGCTACGAGCCAGGCTCTCCGCGTTCGCCTCCGCCACGGCCGGCCAGCACGGCAGGGGAGGGAGGCACACCACCTCCCCGGAGCCCCTGGGAATGCTCGGTCGCGGGGTCTCCGCCGCCTGCGGGCGGTCCCTCCTCACAGCAGGGCATCCAGGGTTCGTAGGCCCACCTCCTCCCGCATCACGAAGGGCTCCGCGTACGCCACCCCCACCAGGGCCCCGAAGTAGGCGGCGGAGGTGCGGAGGAGATCCAGGATCCACAGGTTTCCCCGCTCGTCCTCGAACTGGCTGCGGTAGGCAGCCACGCTCTCCAGCTTGCGCTCGAAGGTCTCGCTCACGTCCACCAGGAAGGAGGGGCGCCGCACCATCCGGTAGTGGGTGGAGAAGTAGTGGATCACCCGCCGCGGGTAGTGGGGCTCTCCGGGGATGTCGGACTTGGTGAGTTTCGCGTAGAACCGGGCGGCCTCCCCGAGCTGCGCGGCCTGGACGTGGTCCGGATGGGCATCCTCCCAGTACGGCACGAACAGGAGCTCCGGCCGAACCTCCCGGATCACCCCTGCCACCTGTTTGCGGGCCTCCACGGTGTCCAGGAGGAACCGGTTGGGAAGATCCAGGGTGATGCGGCGCACGCCCAGGATGTCCGCGGCCGCGGCCGCCTCCCGGAGCCGGCGCTCGGGCGTCCCCCGAGGGGTGGGCTCGCCGTTGGTGAGGTCGCAGAGCACCACCGTCCAGCCCTGGCGGACCAGGAGGGCCACGGTCCCGCCCATCCCGATCTCCGCGTCGTCCGGATGCGGGCTCAGCACCAGGGCCCGCCGGCTCATCCCCTGGGCTCCTTTCCCGCGCAGACCGCGGACTCCGCCCCGCGCAGCCACCGCTGTACGGCACGGTGCAGGACCTCCCGGTAGTACCGCAACCGGACCTCCGGGTCATCGAGTCCCCCCCAGAACCGGCGCGCGGGATTCTTGTAGATGCGGCCGATGGGGATCTCCCGGACGCGCAGCTTCAAGGCCGCGGCCTGCACCCACACCTGCAGGGGCATCCCGTAGGAGGGCTCGTCCAGTTCCAGCCTCCGGAGGGCCTCCGCCCGGTACGCCTTGAACCCGCAGAAGGCATCCGTGATCCCCAATCCCGTGAGGGCGTTCACCTCCTCCGTGATCTCCCGGTTGATGCGGAGCCGGTCCGGCGGCGGATCCTGGCCCCGGGAGGAGCCCGGGAGATAGCGGCTCCCGGAGACGATGTCCACGCCCTCCAGGGCGCTCAGGAGGTCTGGGATGAGGTAGGGCTCGTGCTGCTCGTCGCAGTCCATGGTCACCACCACGTCGTACCCGTGTTCCAGGGCATACCGGAAGCCGCTCATCAGGGAGGCCCCGTACCCGCGGTTTTCCGGGTGGCGGATCACCCGGACCTCCGGAAACCGCTTCAGGATCTCCGGGGAGTGGTCCGTGCTGCCGTCGTCCACCACCAGGATGTCCGCCGCGGGCGCGTACCGCCGCACCGCCCGCAGCACCCCTTCCAGGGTCTGCTCCTCATTGTACAGGGGCATGACGATGAGGACCCTCATCGCAGCTCCCGGAGGGCCTCGTAGGCTGCCTCGACCGTGTGCTCGATCTCCTCCGGCCCGTGGGCCAGGGACACGAACATGGCCTCGAACTGGCTGGGCGGGAGGTAGACGCCCCGGCGCAGCATCTCCCAGAAGAACTGCGCATACCGGACCACATCCGACCTCCGGGCGCTTTCGTAGTCCCGCACGGGAACCTCGGAGAAGAACAGGGTGAGCATGCTCCCCACCCGGTTCAGCTGCACGGGCACGCCCGCGGTTCGGGCCGCGTCCAGAAGTCCCTCTCCCAGTTGGGCACTCGTCCGCTCCAGTTGCTCGTAGGTTCCGGACTGCCGCAACCGTTCCAGGGTCGCCAGCCCCGCCCGTACCGCCACGGGATTCCCCGAAAGCGTGCCCGCCTGGTACACGGGTCCCGCGGGCGCCACCAGGGACATCACGTCGCGCCGTCCACCGTAGGCCGCGAGGGGAAACCCACCGCCGATCACCTTCCCCAGAGAGGTGAGGTCCGGCCGGATGCCGAGGACCGCCTGGGCCCCGCCCCACCCGACCCGGAAGCCCGTAATGACCTCGTCGAAGACCAGCAAGGCGCCGTACGCCGCGGTCAGGTCCCGCAGGATCTCCAGAAACGCCCGCTCCGCGGGCACCACGCCCATGTTGCCCGCCACGGGTTCCACCACCACCGCGGCGATCTCCGGTCCGAACCGCGCGAAGGCCTCCTCCACGGCCTGGACGTCGTTGTACGGGAGGGAGAGGGTATGCTGGACCGCGGCCGCGGGAACGCCCGGGCTATCCGGGAGCTCCAGGGTGGCCACGCCGCTCCCCGCACGGACCAAAAGGGCGTCCGCGTGCCCGTGATAACCGCCGTCGAATTTCACGATGCGGTCCCGCCCCGTGGCGGCCCGGGCGACCCGGAGGGCACTCATCACCGCCTCGGTGCCGCTGCACACCAGCCGCACCATCTCCAGGGAGGGAACGGCCTCGCAGAGCACCTCCGCGAAGGCCACCTCATACGGGGTGCAGGCACCGAAGGAGCTTCCGCCTTCCACGGCCTCCACCGCGGCCCGCACCACCTCCGGGTCCGCGTGCCCGCAGATGAGGGCGCCCCAACTGCCCACGTAGTCCACGTACCGGTTCCCGTCCACGTCCTCCACGTATGCCCCCTCGCCCCGCACGATAAAGGGCGGAATCCCGCCCACCGCCCGAAAGGCCCGGACAGGGCTGTTCACGCCCCCCGGCATGAGGGCCTGGGCGCGGGCGTAGAGCCTGTGGGAACCGTCCTGCCTCATGCCCGGAGCTTCCGCGCGGCTTCCTTCGCGAAGTACGTGAGGATCACATCCGCCCCGGCCCGCCGGATGGCCAGGAGGGTCTCCCACATGGCCCGCTCCAGATCCACCCACCCCCGCTGGGCGGCGGCGTGGATCATGGCGTACTCCCCGCTCACCTGGTAGGCGGCGGTGGGCACCCCGAACCGTTCCTTCACCGCCCGCAGCACGTCCAGGTAGGGGAGCGCGGGCTTGACCATCACCAGGTCCGCACCCTCCTCCAAGTCCTGCGCCACCTCCCGCAGGGCTTCCCGTATGTTCGGGGGATCCATCTGGTAGCTTCGCCGATCCCCGAACCGCGGGGAGCTCTCCGCGGCCTCCCGGAACGGGCCGTAGAAGCAGCTGGCGTACTTCGCCGCATACGCCAGGATCCCCACGTGGGAGTAACCCGCCTGATCCAGGCTCCGGCGGATGGCCTGGACCTGCCCGTCCATCATGCCGGAGGGCGCCACGAGGTCCGCGCCGGCCTCCGCCTGGGCCACCGCCACGCGGCCGTAGATCTCCAGGGTGGCATCGTTGTCCACGGGCCCCTCGGGCCCTGCCAAGACCCCGCAGTGGCCGTGGTCCGTGTACTCGCACAGGCACAGGTCCGCGAGGAGCACCACCTGATCCCCGAACTCCCTCCGCAGCCTCCGCAGGGCTCGCTGGACGATCCCCTCAGGGCTGTAGGCCTCGCTCCCCACCGGATCCTTCCGCGTGGGGATCCCGAAGAGGATCACCGCCCGGACTCCCGCCTCCAGGAGTTCTCCCACCTCCCGCACCAAGCTGTGCAAGGTGTGCTGGTACTGACCCGGAAGGGAGGGAATCTCCACGGGCTGCGAGAGGCCCTCCTTCACGAAGAGGGGGGCGACCAGCTGCTCGGCCCGCAGGGCGTGCTCGGCCACCAGCCGCCGCAGGACCTCCGTGCGACGCAGCCGCCGTCCCCGGTGGACCGGAAATCCCATCCTACCGCCTCCTCTCGAGAACCGCGCGCACCGCCTGCACCACCCCCTCGGAAGTGTACACCTCAGCGACCCCGTCCACCCGCAACCCCAACTCCCTGGCCGCCTCTGCGGTCACGGGACCGATGCACACCAGCCGGGTGCCCTCCGGGAGCCGTCCCCCTCCCAGCAAGGATACCAGGGCCCTCGCCGCGGAAGGGCTCGCGAGGGTCACCACATCCACCCCTTCCCGGATCGCCTCCCTCAGCCGGGGAGCCTCCTCCCAGGCCACCTCCGTCCGGTAGGCGGCCACCACCTCCACCTCCGCACCCCGCGCCCGCAGTCCTTCGGGCAGCACGTCCCGGGCCTCCTCCGCCCGGGGGATCAGGATCCGCACGCCTCGCAGTTCCTGGGCTGCGAAGGCCTTCACCAAGCCCTCCGCCCGATACTCGGATGGCTGGAACACTGCAGGGATGCCCAGCTGTTCCAGCCTTCGGGCGGTGGCGGGTCCGATGGCAGCGATGCGCACGCCCCGCAGGACTTCCAGGGAGATGTCCAGGTGGCGGAGCCGGCACTCCACTGCCCGGACCCCGTTCTGGCTCGTGAACACCACCCACTGGTAGGTTTCCAGCTGGCGCAAGGCCCGGTCCAGATCCTCCCAGGACGGAGGAGGGAGGATCCGGAGGAGGGGGATGTGCACCACCTCCAGGCCCAGGGCCCTCAGCCGCGCTCCGAGCTCAGAGCCCTGAGACGCGGGACGCGTCACTAGGACGCGAGGGTGGGCAGTCCTCCGCACACGGCCTCCGCGGCTTGCCGCCCCATCTCCTCCGCGGCCGCGATGGACCCCACGCGCTCCACGCGCACCACCCAGCTCCCATCCGGAGCCGCCACGAGGCCCCTGAGCCGCAGGACGCTTCCGGCTCCCTCCCAGGTGGCAAGCGCCGCGGCCGGGATCGCGCACCCGCCTCCCAACCCCCGCAAGAAGGCCCGCTCCGCGCTTACCGCCGCCCGGGTCAGAGGGTCGTCCAGGGGCTCGACCAGTCCGCGCACCCGGTGGTCGTCCTCCCTGACCTGGAGGGCGATCGCCCCCTGCCCCGGGGCCGGGAGCATCACCTCCGGGTCCAGGCGCTCCGCGATCTCCTCTTCCCAACCGCCCCGCACCAGTCCCGCCACGGCCAGGACGGCGGCGTCCACCTCCCCGGTCCGCACCTTCCGGATGCGGGTGTCCACGTTGCCCCGAAGCGGCACCACCTCCAGGTCCTTCCGGTAGATCCGGAGTTGGGCCGCCCGCCGGGGACTGCTGGTGCCCACCCGGGCTCCGGGGGGGAGTTGCGCGAGGGAAGGGGCGTGGGCCACGAGGGCGTCCCGGGGGTCCTCCCGGGGCGGGATGGCGGCGATCGCGAGGCCCGGGGTCGGGTCCGTGGGAAGGTCCTTGAGGCTGTGCACCGCGAGATCGACGGCGCCTTCCCGTAGGGCCTGCTCCAGCTCCGCCACGAAGAGGCCCGGACCCGAGGGAT is drawn from Armatimonadota bacterium and contains these coding sequences:
- a CDS encoding uroporphyrinogen-III synthase is translated as MRRTAHPRVLVTRPASQGSELGARLRALGLEVVHIPLLRILPPPSWEDLDRALRQLETYQWVVFTSQNGVRAVECRLRHLDISLEVLRGVRIAAIGPATARRLEQLGIPAVFQPSEYRAEGLVKAFAAQELRGVRILIPRAEEARDVLPEGLRARGAEVEVVAAYRTEVAWEEAPRLREAIREGVDVVTLASPSAARALVSLLGGGRLPEGTRLVCIGPVTAEAARELGLRVDGVAEVYTSEGVVQAVRAVLERRR
- the ccmA gene encoding heme ABC exporter ATP-binding protein CcmA, with the translated sequence MSPVLSARGIRKALGEHRVLREVDLEVYPGEAVAIVGPNGSGKTTLLRVLATLLRPDRGSLRLFGLDPWHEPQAVRIRLGMTGHETFLYGGLTVEENLRLFAVLYGVAPERVEGLIQEGGLGARRGELVRNLSRGWQQRVSLVRALLPQPALLLLDEPFTGLDAEGSDWLRTTLLRYLASGGALVLTTHRPQEVAGLCHRILGLRDGRLVPEAGSSRPPATAALPGGGRVPGFWTAYRALVSKDLRIELRAREILLSMGTMALVALVLFSVAVGLDPAVVASAGPGILWTTVTFTALLGLGRAYELEQEQRAGWAVLASPVDRAAILGAKATSTFLWMLLVEALSLGVFAVLLNVDLDPRRVASLGAVLLLGSAGLGLPGTLLSVVAANTRLRQLMLPLLLVPLALPLLIGSVGATAKVLRGLPLGEAWPELRLVAAFAIILGAASLLLFEAVVEDGS
- the hemB gene encoding porphobilinogen synthase gives rise to the protein MGFPVHRGRRLRRTEVLRRLVAEHALRAEQLVAPLFVKEGLSQPVEIPSLPGQYQHTLHSLVREVGELLEAGVRAVILFGIPTRKDPVGSEAYSPEGIVQRALRRLRREFGDQVVLLADLCLCEYTDHGHCGVLAGPEGPVDNDATLEIYGRVAVAQAEAGADLVAPSGMMDGQVQAIRRSLDQAGYSHVGILAYAAKYASCFYGPFREAAESSPRFGDRRSYQMDPPNIREALREVAQDLEEGADLVMVKPALPYLDVLRAVKERFGVPTAAYQVSGEYAMIHAAAQRGWVDLERAMWETLLAIRRAGADVILTYFAKEAARKLRA
- the bshB1 gene encoding bacillithiol biosynthesis deacetylase BshB1; translation: MSRRALVLSPHPDDAEIGMGGTVALLVRQGWTVVLCDLTNGEPTPRGTPERRLREAAAAADILGVRRITLDLPNRFLLDTVEARKQVAGVIREVRPELLFVPYWEDAHPDHVQAAQLGEAARFYAKLTKSDIPGEPHYPRRVIHYFSTHYRMVRRPSFLVDVSETFERKLESVAAYRSQFEDERGNLWILDLLRTSAAYFGALVGVAYAEPFVMREEVGLRTLDALL
- the hemL gene encoding glutamate-1-semialdehyde 2,1-aminomutase — its product is MRQDGSHRLYARAQALMPGGVNSPVRAFRAVGGIPPFIVRGEGAYVEDVDGNRYVDYVGSWGALICGHADPEVVRAAVEAVEGGSSFGACTPYEVAFAEVLCEAVPSLEMVRLVCSGTEAVMSALRVARAATGRDRIVKFDGGYHGHADALLVRAGSGVATLELPDSPGVPAAAVQHTLSLPYNDVQAVEEAFARFGPEIAAVVVEPVAGNMGVVPAERAFLEILRDLTAAYGALLVFDEVITGFRVGWGGAQAVLGIRPDLTSLGKVIGGGFPLAAYGGRRDVMSLVAPAGPVYQAGTLSGNPVAVRAGLATLERLRQSGTYEQLERTSAQLGEGLLDAARTAGVPVQLNRVGSMLTLFFSEVPVRDYESARRSDVVRYAQFFWEMLRRGVYLPPSQFEAMFVSLAHGPEEIEHTVEAAYEALRELR
- a CDS encoding glycosyltransferase family 2 protein; amino-acid sequence: MRVLIVMPLYNEEQTLEGVLRAVRRYAPAADILVVDDGSTDHSPEILKRFPEVRVIRHPENRGYGASLMSGFRYALEHGYDVVVTMDCDEQHEPYLIPDLLSALEGVDIVSGSRYLPGSSRGQDPPPDRLRINREITEEVNALTGLGITDAFCGFKAYRAEALRRLELDEPSYGMPLQVWVQAAALKLRVREIPIGRIYKNPARRFWGGLDDPEVRLRYYREVLHRAVQRWLRGAESAVCAGKEPRG